TATGAAGCGAAGGTGGAAGGGCTCGCGCGCAGCAGCCTGGTCCAGCAGGGGGGCGAGCTGGCGTACCTGATTCGACACGATCCGGAGTTTCGCGGCGTGCGCCGGGCGCACCTCGCCGAGGCGGGGCGGCGTGTTCGGTTGAAGGGGGCGATCCCGGCGCTGGTGCAGTTCCTCGAGCGTGGCTTCGACGACGCCCGTTTCTCGTTCTACGTGATCTCGGCGGCGCCTCGCGACGTGGTGGAGGCGGCGCTCGAGGGGATCGTGAAGCCGGAGCACATCATCGCGACCGAATTCGATTTCGAGCCGGGCTCGGGAGAGGTCCGGGCGGTGCGTCGCGTCGCGGCGGGCTACGGCAAGGTGGCGGCGATCGAAGAGCTCGAGCGCACGCTCGGCATCCCCCCCGATCGTGTCGTGTACGTGGGCGACGGAAGCTCCGACGTGCATGTGATGCTCCACGTGAACAACCGCGATGGGCTCACGATTGCCGTGTCGGAGAACCGCCAGTTGGCGCGCATCGCCAAGCGCACGGTCCTGAGCGACAGCGCCTTCCCGGTCCTCATCCCGATCATGGAGCAGGTCTTTCACTGGAAGCCGGCGGCGATCCGTGCGCTGTTCGAGGTCAACGGCTTCACCCTCAGCGACTGGGAGCGGGAGCGCACGGATCGGGTGACGGTCTCCTCACCCGGCGGGGAGACGGGGCGCGAGGCGGCATGACGATGCTCTCCGCGTACGTGACGCCCTACCTCGGCTGGATGGCGACGATCGTCTTCACGGCGTCGTACTTCGCGCGACGCGCCGAGACCCTGCGCGTGCTGCAGATGGCGGGGGCGACGCTCTGGCTGCTGTATGGCGTGGCGATTCGCGCGACCCCGGTGATCGTGGCCAACGTGCTGGTGCTGGGGGCGGCGACGTGGACGACGCTGGCGCCGCGTGTGGCGCGCGGTGGGGCGGTGCGTGGGGAGGGCGTACGCTGAGCGTCGTTAGTCGCTGATGCCGTCGCGCCTGCGGACGGCCATCATGCTCCCCTGCATGGCGGCGATGAGGCGCGGCACCTCGCCGTCCACGGCGAACGCCTCGCCTCGGCGTGCAGGAAGCCGTGCTGTCGCAGCAGCGCATCGTTGCGGCTGACGGTGATCGCCACGAGCCCCGGAGCGACGCGCTGAACCGCCGCGCCCAGGTGCGCCATGAACGATTGCCGGGCGAAGGAGCGCCTGACGCGCTCCTGGACGGTCACGCCGCGGTTCCCAGGACGTCGCCCACGGCGATGCCGCGTCCCTGCGCCCAATCGAGCGAGGCGAGCCGGCGCTTGCCGGCGGGGTGCACGTAGGCGATGCGCACCCCCCCCGCCCCGCAGGCGACCAGCATCCCGCTCTCGTCGATGCCGAGCACGGTCCCGGGCTCCCCCTGCGCATCCATGGCCACGCGCACGCCGTACAGCTTGACGTCGAGGCCACGGAGCGTGGTGAAGGCCCCTGGTCGCGGGTCGTAGGCGCGGATGCGGCGCGACACCGCGTGGCCGTCCTGCGTCCAGTCCACCTGGGCCTGCTCACGCTCGACCTTCGAGGCGAAGGTGACGAGCGCCTCGTCCTGTGGCACCTCGGTGACGGGGCCGAGGGACAGGAGGGTGAGCGCCTCGACGATGGCCAGGGCGCCGAGCTCGGACAGTCGCAGCTGCAACTCGCCGTAGGTCTCGTCGTCGAGGATCGGGGTGGGGACCTGGAGCAGCACGTTGCCCGCATCCATGCGCTTCACCATGCGCATGATCGAGATCCCGGTGTCGGCATCGCCGGCGAGCAGTGCCGCTTGGATCGGGGCGGCGCCACGCCAGCGTGGGAGGAGCGAGGCGTGGATGTTGAGCGTGCCTAACGGCGGGAGGTCGATGACCGACGTGGGGAGGAGGTGCCCGTAGGCGACCACGACGGAGAGGTCCGGAGCGAGCGACCGCAGGGCGCGCTCGAAGTCGTCGCCGCGCGGCTTCTCCGGCTGCAGCACCGGGAGTCCCTCCTCCTCGGCGATGACCTTGACGGGGGACGGGACGAGCACGGAGCGCGATCGCCCCTGCGGTTTGTCGGGCTGGGTGACGACTCCGACGACGTCATAGCCCTCGCCCAGCAGGGCGCGGAGCGGCGGGCAGGCGAAGTCGGGGGTCCCCCAGAACAGGACGCGCATCTACAGGCGCTCGTCGTCGTGCTCGTGGTCCTCGCGCAGGCGCTTGACCACGTCGGGGGTCAGCTCGCGCACGAGGTCCGGATACTTCGACTTCTGCAGTTCCCACTTGGCGATGGCCGCGCGCCGCTTGAGGAACGACAGGTAGTCGATGAACAGCTTGCCGTGCAGGTGGTCGATCTCGTGCTGCAGGCAGCGGGCGAGGAGTCCGTCGGCTGCAATCTCGAAGTGCTTGCCGTGGCGGTCCATCGCGTGGACGACGACCTGTGTGGAGCGCTCGACCTCGCCATAGATCTCGGGGATCGACAGGCACCCTTCTTCGTCCTTGGCGCTCCCGCTCTCCTCGACGATCTCGGGGTTGATGATGACGTACTGCTCCCCCTCGATCTCGATGACCGCCAGGCGTTCACTGCGCCCCACCTGCGGGGCGGCGAGGCCGATCCCCTGGGCGGCGTGCATCGTCTCGAACATGTCGTCGATGAGCAGCTGCAACTCATCGGTGATCTCGGCCACCGGAGTCGTCTCGACCCGCAAGATCGACGAGCCGAGGACCTGGATCTTCAACAGGCTCACGGTGTGGGGGCGGCTGAGGGTTCACCGGAGAGGACGCGTGCCACCTTGCCACGCTCGACCACGACGCGCGACTCCCCGCTCTTGATCGTGATGTGATCGTCCATCGACTTCTCCGCGGCCCCGTCCTTCGCGGATTCCTTGATGTGCATGACCTCGCCGACGAGGCCGCCGGCGGTCACGACCGTGTCGCCACGCTTGAGGGCACGCAGGCGGGCCTCGTGTTCCTTCCGCTGCTTCTGCTGCGGGCGAATCATGAGGAAGTAGAAGATCCCGAAGATCGCCGCGATCTGGAACAGGAAGGGGAGGAGCGGCGAGGATGCACCGGCCGCCTGCAGCAGGAACGGCACGGGGAGCATGGAGACGATCATTGCGGAGGGGTGGCGCGGGACGTCAGGCGAAGGAGCCAGTCGCTGCTCCACGACTCGAAGCGGTGCTCGAGGATCGCGAGGCGCGCCTGGCGCATGAGGGAGAGGAGGAAATGTACATTGTGCAAGGAAAGGAGGCGCAGTCCCAGGATCTCGTCGCTCACATAGAGGTGGCGCAGGTAGGCGCGTGAGAAGCGGCTGCAGGTGGCGCAGTCGCAGGCGGGATCGAGGGGGCGCGGGTCGGCGCGCAGGTCGTTGCGCTTGACATTGAGCCGCCCCTCGCTGGTGAAGGCGGTCCCGTTGCGCCCCATGCGGGTGGGGGCGACGCAGTCGAAGAGGTCGACGCCGCGTCTGACCCCCTCGATGAGGTCTTCGGGGAAGCCGACGCCCATCAGGTACCGCGGACGGTCGACCGGGAGCTCGGGATCGACCACGTCGAGCATGGCGTACATGTCGGGCTTGGCCTCGCCCACCGAGAGCCCCCCGATTCCGTAGCCGACCCACTCGCCGGCGCTGCGGATGGCGCGTGCGGCCTCGCGCCGCAGCTCGGGGTGGATACCGCCCTGCACGATGGGGAAGAGTGCCTGCGGGGTGCCGTGCGGATCGCCCTGCTCGCGCTGCAGACGCTCGAACTCGCTGCGGCAGCGGTCGAGCCAGCGCAGCGAGCGCTCGCTGGCGTCGCGCGCGGCGGCGAGTTCGGACTGCCCCGGGATGACGTGATCGAACTGCATGATGACGTCGGCGCCGAGGTTGCGTTCGATCTGCATGACGCGCTCTGGCGTGAAGAAACGCTTCGAGCCGTCGATGTGCGAGCGAAACTCCGCCCCTTCCTCGGTGATGGTGCGTAGCGTCTCGAGCGAGAAGACCTGGAAGCCGCCGGAGTCGGTGAGGATGGGGCGGTCCCACTGCATGAAGCGATGGAGTCCCCCCATGTCTCGCACGAGCTCATCGCCGGGGCGCAGGTGCAAGTGATAGGCGTTGGCGAGGATCATCTGCGCGCCCGCGGCGCGCAGGTCGTCGGGGTCGAGCGCCTTGACGGTGGCGAGCGTCCCCACCGGCATGAAGATCGGCGTCTCGACGACGCCGTGCGGCGTGCTGAAGCGGGCCGCGCGCGCGTGTCCGTCGGTGGCGAGGCGCTCGAAGGAGAACGAGGTGTCGGTCACCGATCAGCGCGCCGGCGTGGTGACGGTGACGTGCGCGCGGTCGCCGTCGCAGCGATAGGCGATGCCGACCGGCTCGCGGTGCGCCTTGGGGGCCGCCGCGAACTTGAGCTGCGCCGCGACGGTGCCGAAGACGCCATCGAGCAGCGGATCGGGGGTGCCCCGTACCAGCTCGGCACGCGTGGCGGTGCCGCTGGTGTCGACGTCGACGACAAAGCGTGCGCTGCCAGTGTCGGGGTGCTGTGCCTTGCGCAGCGCCTCGCACTGGAGCCGCACGTACTCGGCGAGCACCGGCTCGGCCGTCGTCGTGGTGTACGTCGGGTTGGCGGGCGACGGGAGCCAGGCGCGCGTGGTGGTGGTGACGCACGCTGCGGCCACGGCGCACAGCGCCAGCCTAGAGAATGACCATCGCATCGCCATAGGAGTAGAAGCGGTAGCCGTCGCGCACCGCGGTGCGGTAGGCGTCCATGATGAGCTCGTGGCCGGCAAAGGCGGCGACGAGCATGAGGAGCGTGGAGCGCGGCAGGTGGAAGTTGGTGACCAGGTGATCCACCGCGCGAAACGTGTAGGGCGGATAGATGAAGATCGAGGTCTCGCCTTCGCTGGCGTGAAAGCTCCCGTGCGCGTCGACGTTGGACTCGAGCGTGCGCACGGAGGTGGTGCCCACGGCCCAGAGGCGCGCGCCGTCGGCGCGTGCCGCGTTGAGCTGGCTCGCGGTGGCGGCGTCGAGGCGATACCACTCCTCGTGCATCACGTGCTGCGTGACGTCGTCGACCTCGACCGGCTTGAACGTCCCGGCGCCCACGTGCAGCACGACGTCCGCCAGCTGCACACCCTGACTCGTCAGGCGCGCGAGCAGTTCGGGGGTGAAGTGGAGTCCGGCGGTGGGGGCGGCGACGGAGCCGGCCTCCCGGGCATACACCGTCTGGTAGCGCTCCACATCGGCACCGGCGTCGGCACGATGGATGTAGGGGGGGAGCGGGATGTGGCCGTGCGCCTCGATGGCGGCGCTGTCGTCGAGCGCGCAGGCCAGCCGCACGATGCGGGTGCGGCGCTCGGTGACCGACTCGATGTGCACGTCGAATCCCGGCGCCACGTGCACCACGCGCCCCGGGCGCAGCTTGCCGCCCGGGTGGATCATCGCTTCCCAGCGGTGATCGCCTAACGGCTTGAGCAGCATGACTTCGGCAGGGGCGCCGGAGTCGCGCGTGCCAAGGAGGCGGGCGCGAATGACGCGCGTGGTGTTGCGCACGAGGACGTCGCCCGCCGGGACGTACTCGGCGAGGTCGGCGAAGGTGCGGTGCGTGATGCGACCGGTGGCACGATCGACGACCATCAGGCGCGACGCATCGCGCCGGTCGCTGGGCGACTGGGCGATGGACGACTCCGGGAGCTCGAAGTCGAAGGCGGCGGTGGGATAGGTCGGTATGCGCATGCGATCGGGGTGTCACGCAAAATCGCCGGGTGCGTCGGCTCGTCCAAGCCCGTGCACCCGGCGAATGTCACGCGGGGGAGCCGCTGGCTAGCCCTGCAGCAGCTTGAGCAGCGTGTCGGTCGATGCCTTGGCGTCGCCGTAGAGCATGCGCGTCTTGGGCTTGAAGAAGAGCGGATTCTCCACACCGGCGTAGCCGGCCCCCTTGCCGCGCTTGAAGACGATGCAGCTCTCGGCGTCCCAGGCGTGCAGCACCGGCATCCCGGCGATCGGCGAGCTGGGATCGTCCAGCGCGCTGGGGTTCACGATGTCGTTGGCCCCGATCACGAGGACGACGTCGGTCTCGGGGAAGTCGGCGTTGATCTCGTCCATCTCGAGGACGATGTCGTACGGGACGTTGGCTTCGGCGAGCAGGACGTTCATGTGCCCCGGGAGGCGTCCGGCCACCGGGTGAATCGCGAAGCGCACGCTGGTCCCTTGCTTGCGCAGGACCTCGACGATCTGGCGGAGCGGATGTTGCGCGTGCGCCACCGCCATGCCGTAGCCGGGGACGATGATGACCGAGCGTGCCTGCTTGAGCTGATCGGCCACTTCTTCGGCGGAGGTGGCGACCATCTCGCCTTCCACCACGGCACCGCCAGCCGGCGCGGCCCCTTCGTCGGCACCGAAGCCGCCCAGGATGACCGAGACGAACGAGCGGTTCATCGCCCGGCACATGATGTACGACAGGATTGCACCTGACGAACCCACCAGCGCGCCGGTGATGATCAGCAGGTCGTTGTTGAGCATGAAGCCCGCCGCCGACGCCGCCCATCCCGAGTAGCTGTTGAGCATCGAGACGACGACCGGCATGTCGGCGCCGCCGATGGCCATCACGAGGTGAATGCCGATGACGCCCGAGATGGCCGTCATGATCAGGAGCGACTGCAGCGCCTGCGGGCCGTCCTGCACGAAGACGACGCCGAGATACAGCGACGCGACGAGCATGGCCACGTTGAGCAGGTGGCGACCCGGGAGGAGGAGCGGCTTGCTGCGAATGACCCCCTGCAGCTTGCCCCACGCGATCACCGAGCCGGTGAAGGTGAGGGCGCCGATGAAGACACCGAGGAAGGTCTCGACGGCGTGCACCGTCTTTTCGGCCCCGGTGAGCTGCTCGAGCGGGCCGAGGTGCGACGAGACGCCGACGAGCACGGCGGCCGCCCCAACGAACGAGTGCAGGATGGCGACGAGCTGCGGCATCGACGTCATCTGGACGCGGGCCGCGAGGACCGCGCCAATGCCGCCGGCGACGATGATGGCGCCGATGAGGAGCGGCGAAGTGATGATCTGCGCCTGGATCGCGACCGCCAGGACGGCGATCGCCATCCCGATGGCGCCGTACGTGTTGCCGCGCTTGGCCGTCTCGGGATGCGAGAGCCCCTTGAGGCTCAGGATGAAGAGAACGGCTGCGCCGATGTAGGCGGAGTTGAGGAGGGAGTCGCTCACCGGTGGAACATCCTCAGCATGCGCTGCGTGACGAGGAAACCGCCGGCGATGTTGATCGTGGCGAGGACGACGGCGGCGAGTCCGACGAGGGAGGCTGCGGAGCTTCCCTTCACCTGCAGCATGCCGCCGATGACGATGATGCCGCTGATGGCGTTGGTGACGCTCATGAGCGGGGTGTGCAGCGCCGGCGTCACGCTCCAGATGACCTGGTAGCCGATGAAGCAGGCGAGGACGAAGACGGTGAAGTGCGTGATGAACGAGGCCGGCGCGGCGTAGCCGACGGCGAGCAGCGCCAGTCCGGCGACCAGGAGTCCCCAGCGCCCGAAGGCGGAGGATTCACCCGACGGTGCACCGTGACCGTGGCCGTGCCCCTGTCCGTGCGCCGGAGCCTTGGGCGCCGCCGCGACCACCGCCGCGGGAGGCGGAGAGGCCGGCGCTGGCGGCGGCCACTTCATCTCGCCCGCCTTGAGCACCGTCATCGGCCGCACGATGTCGTTCTGGTCGCTGACCGAGAACTTTTCGGCGCCCCCCATCTCCTCGAGGAGGTGGGTGATGTTGGTGGCGTAGAGTGTCGAGGCCTGCTGCGCCATGCGCGACGGGAGGTCGGTGTAGCCGATGACCGTCACGCCGTTGACGTCGACCGCCTTGTCGCGCTGCGTGAGTTCGCAGTTGCCCCCCTGTTCGGCGGCGAGGTCGACGACCACCGATCCGCGCTTCATCGCCCGCACCATTTCGGCGGTGATGAGCGTGGGGGCCTTCTTTCCCGGGATGAGCGCGGTAGTGACGATGATGTCGACTTCCTTGGCCTGCGCCAGGAAGAGCGCCATCTCCGCCTCGATGAACGCGGGGCTCATCTCCTTGGCGTAGCCGCCGGTACCGCTGCCGTCTTCGTCGAGGTTGATCTCGAGGAACTCGGCGCCCATCGAGACCACCTGCTCCTTGGCCGCGGGGCGCGTGTCGAACGCGCGGACGATGGCGCCGAGGGCGCGCGCCGCACCGATGGCCGCGAGGCCGGCGACGCCGGCCCCGATCACGAGCACCTTGCAGGGGTGGATCTTGCCAGCGGCGGTCGATTGGCCACGCAGCGGGCGCTGCATGACGTTGACCGCCTCGACGATCGCCCGGTATCCCGAGAGATTCCCCATCGACGACAGCGCGTCGACCTTCTGCGCGCGCGTCGTACGCGGGACCTGATCCATCGCGATGGCATTCACGCCACGCGCCGCCAGCTTCTGCACGGTCTCGCCGTTGAAGGCGGGGTACAGGTAGCTGATGATGGTCTGGGAGCCGTTGAGCCGCCCGACTTCGTCGTCAGCGGGGGGGCGGATCTTGGCGATGACGTCGCTCGCCCAGACGCTCTCGGAGGGGGTGATCGTGGCGCCGGCCGCGACGTAGGACTCATCGTCGAAGCCTGCGGCGAGTCCGGCGTCGTGCTCGACTTCGACCGCGAAGCCGAGCTTGGCCAGCTTCTTCACCGAATCGGGAGTAGCGGCGACCCGGCGCTCGCCGGGGAATCGCTCCCGTGGGATGCCAACTTTCATGAAGGAGTTATCGCGCAAGGTGGGGCAATGCCCATGCGAGGGTGAGCGCACCGATCGGTGGGCGCACGCGATTCGCTGGGCGAGGGCGTAGAACGAGACCGCCTGCTCCGCACCGTCGCTGGGAAACTGGTATCCCGGTTCCAGCGAGCGGCGCAGAAAGCTCGCCTGACGGTCCCACACTCGACAAGAGAGGGGACGAATTGGCGCTCGATTTCCAGTCTCGGCCGCGCGTCGCGGGCGCAATATCGCGTCGATGTGTGAACAGGTCGGATCAGTGCCGCGCGTGCAACGCCGACCCGAGCTGGCACGGCGACGCTAGAACAGCTCCGACTGCGCTTCGGACGACGTCGGCGGGGAGAAGCCGAAGTGTCGATAGGCGAGCGCGGTGGCCACGCGTCCGCGGGGCGTACGCTGCAGAAAGCCGTTCTGCACGAGGAAGGGCTCGTACACTTCCTCGATGGTCCCGGTGTCCTCGGCGACGGCGGCTGCGATCGAGCCCACGCCGACCGGCCCCCCTTCGAACTTCTCGATGATCGCGCGCAAGATGCGCGCATCCATGTCGTCGAGGCCGAACTGGTCGACGTCGAGCAGCTGCAACGCCGCGTCGGCGACCGCGCAGGAGATGACCCCGTCGGCGCGCACCTGCGCGTAGTCGCGCACGCGACGCAGCAGGCGGTTGGCGATGCGCGGCGTCCCGCGGGCGCGGCGGGCGATCTCGTGTGCTCCCTCGGCGTCGATCTCGACCTGCAGGACCTCGGCGGTGCGTCGCACGATGTGCTCGAGGTCCTCCGCCGGGTAGTAGTTGAGGCGCTGCACGATGCCGAAGCGGGCGCGCATGGGCGGCGTGAGCATCCCCTGGCGCGTGGTGGCGCCGATGAGGGTGAAGCGCTCGATCGGCATGGTGATCGTCTGCGCCTTGGGGCCCTCGGAGAGCCGGATGTCGATGCGGTAGTCCTCCATCGCGGGATAGAGGAATTCCTCGATGACCGGCTTGAGGCGATGGATCTCGTCGATGAAGAGGATGTCCCCTTCGCGCAGGTTGGTGAGCGTGCCGACGAGGTCACCTGGCTTCTCGAGCGCCGGGCCGGACGTCGTGCGGATGTTGACGCCCAGTTCGCGCGCGATGAGTTCGGCCAGGGTGGTCTTGCCGAGTCCCGGCGGACCGAAGAAGAGGGTGTGGTCGAGCGGCTCCCGGCGATTCAGGGCGGCATCGATGTAGATGCGGAGGCTCTCCTTCACCTTCGTCTGCCCGATGAACTCCCCGAGTCGCTGCGGCCGGAGCGATAGCTCGACCGGCCCTTCCTCGGGGAGTTCGTCGGGCGTGGTGATTTCTCGAGACACGGAATCGGACGGGGGACGGGGGGACGAAGGACAGGCGACGGGACGCCAGGCGGGGTCGCGGCGCGTCCTGCTGCGACTCCCGTCCAAGAGCTCACAAACACGTGCACTTCACCAGTGGTGCTACGCGAATCGCGGCGGGCGCAGCGCCCGCAGGAATATAGCCCGAAAATACGCCGAATTCGAAGATTGGAGTTCTGTGACCTCGCCATGCGGCGGGCGTCGTTCTTCTGTGAATTTCGTCCCGGTCCTGGCGATTGCGTTGGTGCTCGCGTTGGCGTCCGTGGCCGTCCTCGTGGTGCGCGCACAGCAGTCTCGCGACGAGGCGGCGTCGACGCGAGCGAGCGAGGCGCGATTTCGCTCCTTGGTGCAGCTCTCCTCCGATGTCACCCTCATCGTCGATGCCGGCGGGGTGATTCGATTTGCGTCGCCGGCGGCCGCCCATACGTTCGGGCGTCCGGCGACGTCGCTGGAGGGGGTCGCCCTGCCGGCGCTGGTACATCCGGACGACTTGCCGCAGGCCACGCGGTTCCTCGCCTCGCTGGGGACGTCGCGCGGGCGGAGTGCGGCGGAGTGGCGCATCCGGGGATCGTCGGGGATGTGGCAGTGGACGGAGAACATCGCCACCGACCTGCACCACGAGCCGTCGGTGAACGGGGTGGTGGTCAATGTGCGCGACATCTCGGAGCGGCGGTCGCTCGAGTCGCGGCTGACGCACCAGGCGTTTCACGACGCGCTGACCCGGCTCGCCAACCGCTCGCTCTTCCTGAACCGGGTGGGGCACGCCGTGGCGCGTGCGCCGCGGCACCATCGACCGTCGGCGGTGCTCTTCCTCGACCTCGACGACTTCAAGAAGGTCAACGACTCGTTAGGGCACGGCGTGGGCGACGAACTCCTGATTGCGGGGGCGGCGCGCCTGTCCACGTGCGTGCGCCCGGGGGACACCATCGCGCGACTGGGCGGTGACGAGTTCGCCGTGCTTCTCGAGGACCTGGACGACATGGCGCACGCGGAGGCTATCGCGGAGCGCATCTCGACGGCGCTGCGGACGCCGTTCCGGATGCAGGGGCGCGACGTCTTCATCGGGGTGAGCATCGGGATTGCGGCGGTCGAGGCCAGCCACACCGCGGAGGAGGTACTGCGCAACGCCGATCTCGCGATGTACTTCGCGAAGGGACGAGACAAGGGGCGGTGGGCGATCTACGCCCCGGCGATGCACGAACAGGTGCTCGACCGGCTGGAGCTCGAGGCCGACCTGCGCGCGGCGGTCGCGTCGGGGGACATCCGGGTGGAGTACCAGCCGATCGTCCATCTGGCGACGGGGGCGATGTTCGGGGCCGAGGCGCTGGTCCGCTGGCGCCACCCGTCGCGAGGGCACGTGAGCCCGTCGCGGTTCGTGGCGATCGCCGAGGAGACCGGGCTGATCGTCCCGATCGGGCGCGGGGTGTTGCAGGAGGCGTGTCATCGTGCGCGGGAGTGGGGGGAGCGCCGGCGCGGCGCGCGCGCGCTGCGGATGTCGGTCAACCTCTCGGGGCGACACTTCCAGGAGCAGTCGCTGGTGGGTGACGTGGAGGAGGCGCTGCGCGACTCGGGGCTCGACCCGGCGGCGTTGACGCTGGAGATCACCGAGTCGGTGCTGATGCAGCGCTCGGAGGCGACGCTCGAGACGCTGCGCCAGCTCAAGACGCTCGGATTGCAGCTGGCGATTGACGACTTCGGCACCGGCTATTCGTCGCTGGGGTACCTGCAGCAGTTCCCGATCGACATGCTGAAGATCGACCGCACCTTCGTCGATGCCGTCGGGACGAGCGGGGGCGACCCGGTGCTGGCGCGGGCGATCATCGCGCTTGGCCAGGCGTTGCAGCTGGATGCGGTGGCCGAGGGGATCGAGCGCGCCGAGCAGCGGGACGGACTGCGCGCGATGGGATGCACGCTCGGGCAGGGGTACCTCTTCGCCCGCCCCATGGCGGCGGACGATCTCGCCGCCTTCGTCCGCGAACCGGTGCGCGGGCCGTCGGTCGTGGAGATGTATGCGCCCGATCGGGGGCGTCGGCGTCACGCGTCGGGGGTGCCGGACGAGCGGTCGTAGGGCGCGCTCGCCCGCGCGCTCGGCGTGCCGGGGGAGCGGAGGGGAACACTCCAGTTCGCGGTTCGCGCGGTCGAGAATCACAGGTGCGTCATGCCTGATTCTCCCTACTCTCCGCGCCCCCCGCGACTTCGGCGTCTCTTCGCCTCGTCCACCATGGACAGTGCGGTGGGGAGCGCCGGCATTGCCATGCACGTGCTGGTCGTGCTGGCGCTGCAGCTCACGCCCGGGGTGACGTGGCAGGGGCGTCACACGGTGCAGGTGGTAGCCGAGATCGCCTCGTTCGGACTCCTGTCGTTCGTGGCGTGGCGCGCCGCGACTGACGCGCGCGTCGACGCAGGAGGGCGCCTCGCCTGGCGATCACTGGCCATCGCGGTGTCGGCGCAGTGGGCGGCGTACGCCGCGTACGGCGTGGCGGAGGTTCGGGGCGACGCCCCGTTGATGCGTGCGGTGTCGGACGCCGTGTACCTGCTCTCCTATCCGTTCCTGCTGGTGGGGTTGTTGCGCTTCCCGCGCCCGGTACCGGAGCGTCCGCGGCGTGCGATACACTCGCTCGATGCCGCGATAGTCGTGGTGGCCGGGGGGGTGGTCCTCCTGCACCTCGCGTTGCTTCCCGGGGCAGTCGAGTCGGCCGCGACGTCCCGGGAGGTCCTGGCCTACGCTGCCGTGTACCCGTTAGGCGACGCGATCATGCTGGTGGGGGCGACGGTGCTGTGGCTGCGCGAACCCTCCGATGCGCGGCGGGGCGTGGTGACGCTGCTGGGGATTTCGCTCCTCGTGCTGCTGGTGGCTGATGGCGTGTACGCGTACCGCATCGGATACCGGACGTACCAGACCGGGAGCTTCCTCGACGTGCTGTGGGCCACCTCGGCACTGCTGATGGCGGTGGCGGCGCATTGGCAGCGGGTCTCGGCACGGTCGCCGGCGGGGCACGAGGTGTCGGCCCCGCCGGGGCTGCACCAGCCCGCGCTTCCCTACCTTGCGAGCGCCATCGTCTTCGCGCTCCTGCTCATGGTGGCGACGCGGGACTCGGGGACGGCCACGCGCGTGCTGGCGGGGGGGGCGACGCTCGTGACCGCGCTCGTCCTCGCGCGGCAGTGGGTGGCGGTGCGCGAGAACGTGCGGCTGGCGGGTGACGCCCTCGCGCGCGAGGGGGAGGCACGCTTTCGCGCGTTGGTGCAGCACGCGTCGGACATGCTGCTGATCATCGACGGGGACTTCGCGGTACGGTACGCGAGTCCGGCGGCCCTGGACGCGCTGGGGACGCCGGCCGGGGCGCTCGTTGGCTCCCGCCTGCTCGAGTTGGTGCACCCCGCGGACGTCGGGGACGCCTTGCGGCTGCTGGGGCGCGCGGTGGCCAGCGGGCGGGAGTCGGTGCGCGGCGAGTGGCGCTTCCGGGCGACCGACGGGCGCACGATCCACGCGGAACACGTGGCGACCAGCCTGTTGGACGAGCCGACGG
The window above is part of the Gemmatimonadota bacterium genome. Proteins encoded here:
- the ruvB gene encoding Holliday junction branch migration DNA helicase RuvB, whose translation is MSREITTPDELPEEGPVELSLRPQRLGEFIGQTKVKESLRIYIDAALNRREPLDHTLFFGPPGLGKTTLAELIARELGVNIRTTSGPALEKPGDLVGTLTNLREGDILFIDEIHRLKPVIEEFLYPAMEDYRIDIRLSEGPKAQTITMPIERFTLIGATTRQGMLTPPMRARFGIVQRLNYYPAEDLEHIVRRTAEVLQVEIDAEGAHEIARRARGTPRIANRLLRRVRDYAQVRADGVISCAVADAALQLLDVDQFGLDDMDARILRAIIEKFEGGPVGVGSIAAAVAEDTGTIEEVYEPFLVQNGFLQRTPRGRVATALAYRHFGFSPPTSSEAQSELF
- a CDS encoding EAL domain-containing protein, which codes for MNFVPVLAIALVLALASVAVLVVRAQQSRDEAASTRASEARFRSLVQLSSDVTLIVDAGGVIRFASPAAAHTFGRPATSLEGVALPALVHPDDLPQATRFLASLGTSRGRSAAEWRIRGSSGMWQWTENIATDLHHEPSVNGVVVNVRDISERRSLESRLTHQAFHDALTRLANRSLFLNRVGHAVARAPRHHRPSAVLFLDLDDFKKVNDSLGHGVGDELLIAGAARLSTCVRPGDTIARLGGDEFAVLLEDLDDMAHAEAIAERISTALRTPFRMQGRDVFIGVSIGIAAVEASHTAEEVLRNADLAMYFAKGRDKGRWAIYAPAMHEQVLDRLELEADLRAAVASGDIRVEYQPIVHLATGAMFGAEALVRWRHPSRGHVSPSRFVAIAEETGLIVPIGRGVLQEACHRAREWGERRRGARALRMSVNLSGRHFQEQSLVGDVEEALRDSGLDPAALTLEITESVLMQRSEATLETLRQLKTLGLQLAIDDFGTGYSSLGYLQQFPIDMLKIDRTFVDAVGTSGGDPVLARAIIALGQALQLDAVAEGIERAEQRDGLRAMGCTLGQGYLFARPMAADDLAAFVREPVRGPSVVEMYAPDRGRRRHASGVPDERS
- a CDS encoding Re/Si-specific NAD(P)(+) transhydrogenase subunit alpha — encoded protein: MKVGIPRERFPGERRVAATPDSVKKLAKLGFAVEVEHDAGLAAGFDDESYVAAGATITPSESVWASDVIAKIRPPADDEVGRLNGSQTIISYLYPAFNGETVQKLAARGVNAIAMDQVPRTTRAQKVDALSSMGNLSGYRAIVEAVNVMQRPLRGQSTAAGKIHPCKVLVIGAGVAGLAAIGAARALGAIVRAFDTRPAAKEQVVSMGAEFLEINLDEDGSGTGGYAKEMSPAFIEAEMALFLAQAKEVDIIVTTALIPGKKAPTLITAEMVRAMKRGSVVVDLAAEQGGNCELTQRDKAVDVNGVTVIGYTDLPSRMAQQASTLYATNITHLLEEMGGAEKFSVSDQNDIVRPMTVLKAGEMKWPPPAPASPPPAAVVAAAPKAPAHGQGHGHGHGAPSGESSAFGRWGLLVAGLALLAVGYAAPASFITHFTVFVLACFIGYQVIWSVTPALHTPLMSVTNAISGIIVIGGMLQVKGSSAASLVGLAAVVLATINIAGGFLVTQRMLRMFHR
- a CDS encoding NAD(P)(+) transhydrogenase (Re/Si-specific) subunit beta, which encodes MSDSLLNSAYIGAAVLFILSLKGLSHPETAKRGNTYGAIGMAIAVLAVAIQAQIITSPLLIGAIIVAGGIGAVLAARVQMTSMPQLVAILHSFVGAAAVLVGVSSHLGPLEQLTGAEKTVHAVETFLGVFIGALTFTGSVIAWGKLQGVIRSKPLLLPGRHLLNVAMLVASLYLGVVFVQDGPQALQSLLIMTAISGVIGIHLVMAIGGADMPVVVSMLNSYSGWAASAAGFMLNNDLLIITGALVGSSGAILSYIMCRAMNRSFVSVILGGFGADEGAAPAGGAVVEGEMVATSAEEVADQLKQARSVIIVPGYGMAVAHAQHPLRQIVEVLRKQGTSVRFAIHPVAGRLPGHMNVLLAEANVPYDIVLEMDEINADFPETDVVLVIGANDIVNPSALDDPSSPIAGMPVLHAWDAESCIVFKRGKGAGYAGVENPLFFKPKTRMLYGDAKASTDTLLKLLQG